The region TCCTGCAACATGATGGCGAGCGTTTGTGCATCGGTATGACCCGTGGGCGAGATGATGTCGCCAGTACCAAACAGATTGTCCGCCTCGTCCGTCCCCTCAAGAACGCCACCGTCATACACTTGTGCATTGGTCATGTGCTGCAGTTTGCCCCACTCCTGTTCGGCCATCGAGCGATTGAagtgctcctcctccatcgtCGGTTTGTTCCGCCGGAGGCTGTGCGTGCTGAACGTGGCCGAGCCGCTGCGTGAAAACCCACTGTTACCGGCATTGCTGACAGCATTCGGTGATAGGCTTCGCGTTAGCGCTTCTGTTTGCTGGATATTATACGCAATTTCCTAAAACGAAAGCACACACAATTACAGGGGCGCGCACTTGTGGGCCCACGGCGGCGAGATTACCTGCTGCAAGATTTGACGTTTGAAGGTTTCCATCTCGAGCCGATTTTTAGCAATTTCCTTGAGCATATCGGACTTTTCCTGGCAAAGCTCTTCGGCGTACTTGCGCGCCTTATCGAGCTCctgagtgagtgtgtttttcTCCTCTAGCGCCGTCATGCGCTCCTTTAGGTGGACCTGAAgccgatcgttcgattcggCCAGCAGTTTGTCTACCGTCGACGATAACCGCTGGTTGTGCTCTTCATTCATCTTCAGTCTTTGATTCAGCCGCATCACCTCGGCATTCTTCTCTTCCACGTTGTTCTCCAGCCGCGTTATTCTATCCTCTGCCGAACCGTGCCGCTCCTGAGCCTTGGTGGGaacatgaaatggaatggaaatcgcCTTTAGTGGTTGCGTTTTAACAGTTTTTTCCGGCACACTGACATGCAGAAAAAACCGGGGAATGAATCTATTGTTCTACCGGGAGTTAAAGGGGTTAATAAAGAAACGTCTCGATTTTGTTCCgttgcgtttttcttttgttagcCTACCTGTTTGCCTACCTGTGTTAGGGCTTCCATACGGGCCTTAAGCTGCTCCTCCATCTCGGGCAGCTTCGAGAATTGAGCCAACTTTTGCTCCGACAGTTCCAGCTTTTCCTGTATGGCAGCTATCTTGCCTTCTTGTAGCTACAACGAACAATCGATTGATCCGGTGGTCAGCAAGCAAGTTTGCGTGACTCGTCGACGTCGAGTCCCTTACCTTCAACTGAGCTTCTTTGTGGCGCAATTCCTGTTCCAGCTTTTCGTTCAAATCGTGCAACGAGGTAGACTCACGCTGCGCGTTGAGGTAGCGTTTCTCGAGCGTCGCAATGCGTTCCTCCTGGTCTTCCTTTTGAGCGACGTTTTCCCGCAGATCGCGCTGCAGCTTAACGCACGCCTCCTGCGATTTGGTGTACTCCTTTTGCAGCTTGCACATGTTTTCTTCCATCTCGTTGATTTTGGTGTTCAGATCGGACACTCTGCGCTGCCACTGCGACAACTCAGCCGTCTGCTTCTCAATGATCGTTTGCAGCTCGTGCGTTTTGGCGCTGTAGTCAATCACCTCCGAAGCCTCACCATTCTTGAACGACTCCTGGGAATCGAAAgcgcaccaaaccaacaccaaTTAGCTACATGTTTGGTTATCGCGGGATGCAGAATTCGTACCttcttctcgctgctgctgtccagtgAAGCATCGGATTGATTAGTCAACACTCCGGATTTGTATTGCTGAAGCTGAAACAATAGCGTGGGACAATGTTAGTGACAGATTTGAATCCAATTCACACTCTGCTGTACTGAATGTACCTCctctttggtttggttgagtTCCTCTTCCATCTCATTATTCTTCTCCAACGATATACGCAGCCGCTCCCGTACCTAGCACGcgaaacaacataaacaatCAGATCAGTTTGGAAAGAATTGGTCTAGTCTGGAAAGAATAGGGGGCCCATGGCGCACTACGATCAAACAGGAGCACGCATAATGAAAGCAAGCACAGGCAATGTAGGCGCTACGATAAGTAGCAACCTTGGAGGGGAGTATCAGGGTCTCCACTAAATGAATGCCGTCCCTCACGAATCAGCACCGTGGTGGAGGAATCGTGTAGGTGTGTTGATTGACTAATCCACCGTACGCTGCCAATATGTGGTGGacttgtggtgtggtgggctCATTACCTTCTCATCCAACGCCTTGTGATGCTCAAACAAACTTTTCAACGCCTTCAGCACCTCCACCTCACTGGACACCCCGCTCTGGGATGCTGCTTGCCGCTTCACGACCGTCATCCTTAGCGATCGTTCGTGCCGGGATACGAGACACTCGAGGTGTTCCAGCAGGAGCTAGAAAAGGGAACAGCAAACGATGCGGTCAGTATAAAGGAGTCGGCCGGGCCACCGAGCGGGCAGccgaattgaattgaatcgaATCCTTGGGCGCCACCCAGACGGCGCCGGGTGTCGCACACATTTTTCTTGGCAAGCACGTCCATGTTCGACCTCGACCTTTCGGTTGTTGTGTATCCGAGGGGGGGGAATGGGTGGATACCGTTGCTTACCCTAGTATTATTTCGTTCCGCTTTCAGCTCCCCTATTTCCTCGTCCCGCTCGAGCAGCATCTCGCGGGCCTGCGTTAGTTCTTTGGTTAAAGTCGAGAATTCCTGTGATAGGCGGTCAGGCAAAGCAatcatccagcatcatcaaacGGCGGTCAACGGCAAACGTTAATGGTgtaatggaaagaagaaaacagaatgCAATTCATCGTTCGTTAGGGTATTATGCTGGAGCGACAAGCGCAGCGCATAGCCTCGGAGCGTGGgatgcggtggtggagggtggCGATCGGGTCGGGTGTCTTTAGCCCCAGACCAGACCCCCCACgccacacacacaaacacacacgccacacaCGAACTCGGAGGCTAGATGGCAGGCAGGATGCCAGGGGGCGCACCTGTGGCAAGTTGGCCGCAATCTGCCGCTGCAGACTGTCCcgctccttctccacctccatgACTTTCATCTCCATGTCGGCCATCCGCTGCTGGGTTTCGCGCAAGCTGTCCATCAGCTTATCGCGCTCGTCCAGCATCGAGACCATCAGCTGCTCGAAGTTCGCGTCCTCGCCGCTGAACTGCGACGACCTCTGGGAGATGTTATCCTCCGAGATGGTCGGCATCACGTCGCACATCATGTTCCACATCTTGGCGGATTTTACGGTCCTTTCTGCTGCCTAAAACCCAAAATTTTCCTCGACCCCCTccccttctgctccttcttctacCGTCACTCTTGTCAAGTCGCACGCACTACTCTCACTTTCCGCTTTCTTTCTCCACCCCCGCGAGGGGTGGTGGGGCGCCGCGGCAGAGCAACTTGGTGTCACGGAACTACACCAGATAAGAGAATggccgggggcggggggtaTGGGGATGTTTCTTGGAAGGCGCGCCGTGACTCTGGCACTGCGATTGGTGGTGCGGGGGGCGGAGGAATGGGAGTGCGGTGGCAAGATGGTAGTCGCGGTCGAGCTTCCGTTCCTCCGTCTACGGCTCGGCGTGTTGGCGGACGCCCGGAGCGATTTCGGCTTCTTGCAAGCACCCGCGCCCGCCCCGCTCCGCTCGCCTTAGATTTGCTGCCCTCGACGCGGTCCCACTCGACACTCGATGGCCATTATGTAATTTGAACGCGCGTTTGCATGATTTCACTGCACGAAGCCAATGCCGGACGCGAACGGTGAACAGTGCGAAAATCCGagaaaaatccgaaaattcCACCGCCACACCTTTCCGTagtattttgtgttttacaaaaaaaaactctgtcCCTGAATGAAGTAACCAACAGCAAATGTCACAGCTCCTTTCACGCAGCCATATTGCATACTATTGGTGACAATGAGAGCTAGTGTTTATGTTTGCACGCGTTTGGAATTAAGGCTGATTCACACGCTACGATTTCATTGCGATTTTCTATGCCACACGATTAGTATAATCTTTGCTTTTTACTCGTCAGGCTAGAACGATCACTTCGAGGGACCTGCATGCATTATGACCCTCTGTGATCTAAATAAGCGCCTTTGCGTTTCCCTCGAGACTCAGCGTAATAACCATCTATCCTTGAATTATTCGGAAGTCACGTGCCGCGCATCCATTGTGATAAAGGCTTCAGCAAAAGTAGTTCGGCACTCGGTGGAGTTTCGTCAAGTTCCAGATTGATTCAAATTCCGTcgcaaaagaacaaaatataACAGCCGGCCCGTTCTTTTATCCCGTTGATACTTTATCAAAACTGACTATATAGTTTATTTAAACTCTACGTTCGACATTAGACAGAAGACAAAAAGCGGTTGTATTGCTCGAATTGATTGTGTTGTGAGGCTCGTGTTCGTCAGTTTCCGTTACTCGATCGTATTGCACTTATTCATGATAACATGACAAAAATGGGTTGGCTCGTCTTAGATGTGTAATTTACAGCATGATTCCCTCGaatcttcttttcctccctgGTCCACCGGCAAAGTTGGCTACAGCCATCGCCATTCGATGCTTGGCCTCTTGCGCACCTACAATAAAAGAGTACAAAACGAAGGAATTCGCTTGAGTCTCGGGCCTTGATCGCAGTACGGAGCCTTGATCGCAATCCAGATACTCACCAGAGTAGCCCCGAGAAAGTCCAAAATCAACTGTCCGTTTGGAGCTGCAAGAAACAGAGGGACAAGATGAGTAATGGCTCAGCAGTAACCGCCGTTAATGTGCATACTTTTCTAGCTCGTCCTTTGCCCTCAGCATCGTGTGGCCATATCGTGCAATCAGATCTATCAGCACATCGTCCGGCTGCTCCTTCATCTCCTGTTTGTAGCCTCGGTAGCTGCAAATGAATGGACAATTGTGATCccagcgttgcgttgcgagGACGAGAGCAAAATGTTACCTTAGAGCGGACGTCGATTCGATGGAAGCCGTAAAAACTATCACGAGGACAGTCACTGCGAATGCAGCGACCCACTTTTCGGTAACCCTGCGATCTGGAAGAATGAAGAAGTTTGATTAATTCGAAAGCATATCGGAAGTATTAAATCCGACTAAAGATTTCGCCCCATACTGAGATGGCAAACGGGAAACAAATTTGCCTCTCCGTTCGAACCCGCACGGCAACTAACCCCACGTTTGTCGCCCACGTGCTCGCGGATGCACATTGCTGcggttctatttttatttcacgCTGAAAAACACGATGTACTCCCTCACCACAAAAATCGTTCCGAAGCCTCTGCGGTATGCGATTATAAATGATTCTGTTTATTCTGATGATTTTATTAGACCCCAAAGGAAACCACAAACGGCCGTTCGCAACATTTTGCTGGCCTTTTTAACTCCTCAAACTCGTGTGCTGCTTATCAATGTTATACATGTGCTGTGCTGTATGTTCCGCGAGCGGCGCCCGGAAGTTTGTGGGCAAACTACGATGAGAGAACTGACTAGGGATCCGCCGTCACTCGAACAATAATCATTCGCCATTTTATTgataatattatttatttcaatGTAGCTCGGAAGAAACGGCACAGTTCACGGACGCCGCGAAGGGTGATCGTCGCACGGGTTACGAGCTGGCTACATAAATGCTGTCGCTGCGCTTAGGGATGAACGTGTCTTTCAGACGCGATGCTGCTCTAACTGTTAATAGGAGGAACCCGGAACGCTGTCCCCGTGCTTCCAAATCATGTGATCTACTTATTATTTGTGTATACAGGGttctgctggctggttgccCTCAAATCAAACACTaaatccccccctcccggaaTTTTTTAAACATCCCAACCACATTCATTCAAGCTTCTACTCTCCCGGGAATCGATTCAACTTTTTATCGAGGCTTTTATTACACTtaaataatgttttcttttcttcgctttgttCCTCAGAGAGTTAGTGTTGTAGTACataggttttctttttttttggatttgattCTGGTTCTCTCTGGCCCAGGTTGTTTGAGTAGTTTCTGTCTCCTCGAATAGTGTTTAGTCCGCTGTTCTCGTTCTGTGCAGCTGCGTAGCTCCCGTACTCATTGAGGGTTGCGTCGCAGCACACTCAGCCGCTAGTGACGATCTCaaacgatcttattgcttcaGAGTGTATAGTTAAACGAGGTCCGGGGAATCAAACCtcagggcggggggggggggacacgcTGTGTTGTTTGTCGAAAGCCGGATACCTGTCCACCTTTGCCGAAACCACTATGTGCGCAACCTTAATGATGCACGACAGACGGACGAAGGCAATATACATTACAATTCACATATATTGCTTCCCTATTCCCTATTATTCCCCACTCACTGTCGCCCACCCTCTGGCCCCGCTagggtttcgatttcgttaaAAATTCGCTTCTTCTCATGTACTCTCCCCCTAAGTAATGATGAAATATTAATCCAAATAAAATATAGAAATTAATGGTAGAGATAGGGCTCAATGCGTCCTCGCTGTTGCCAAGATCGCAATGACGACCATTCTGCCACAAAACTGCGACCCGATATTACTCGAATCCTTTCCAGCACGCCGACGGGTGGGTGCTCCTCCTAATAAGAGTATCCTGGCTCGCCCTGCGTGTGCTCCTTTCTTCTGTCTGTCTCCCAGAGAGCACCACGATCTGACCCTTTCGTTCGTGGCCAATCGTGCCACTCCATTCTGTGGcaaaagtagtagtagtagtgtacTAGGTAGTAGTAGAGGTTGGTGATCATaaacatcattatcagcagcaTTCACACGATTAATAATTCGGTTTGTATTTTTCCTCTTAATTTTTCAAGAATTAAAACTGATTTTCGCAAACATCCGAACATAGTACGTAATGGGAGCGCGTGGTGTTTGTtaggaagaggagcagcagtagcagcagcattaacagGGTGATGAAGAAGAACTGGGCTGGATCGGCAGTAGTACCGCGCACTGGTAGTTTAATTAAAGAACAGATATAATAGCGCGTGTTGCCGAcaagagagaaaatggtggcaaaCACTTCCGCGCGTCCGCGGATCAGAGCGCCGCAAATGAAAGAAGGTAGAAGAAATGCTAATACCGACGAAGaagcaagtgttcttaaaacgTAGCTTAGTACGGCAAGCTGGCTGCGATTATCACCAGCGCGCAAAAAGTAGGGCAAAATATGAGGCAAAGCATGCTCTCTGCCTATGTGATAACGCACCCGAAGAACCGATGAGCTATCGCGGGCGCGAGAGTCGTATAGTTGTGGCTGGGGTATTGATTTGTAGTAACTCTGCTCCGACTATTGCCTGATTAAAGCAGCTTGCTTTGACCTTCTCctactcctctctctctcttctgatGCTTATTTGGATTgaaatgcgcgcgcgcgccctcacTGGGGGGACAACACCTATTGATCATCGTTCTGGCCGTGAGGGATGATCTACCCCCACTCGCCCTTTCTATACTTTCACTTTCTCGATCGCTATCGCGGCTCCTTCGTCGATTTGAAAGGTGGCGCAactcaaataaaaaaaaaaagaatcatgaTAACATAATCAATCCACTTTTTGTTGTGTATTatgctcttccttccttcgtttcaTCCATCCCCAccggccgccgtcgtcgtccttcctGTGTAggttatgtttgttttgtgtcacTGTGCCTCGGGGAAATGTTGTGTTTTGCATGTTAAGACGCGCGCCGTCTTCGAAGGGTCGGATGTGACGGCCCTCGGGATTAGCCCAGCGACGGGAAGTCATGCTCATCGTCCACCTTGGGTGCAGCGACAAAGTGCTGCTTGGGCGGGCGCGGGTTCGGTCTGCTGTACTTGTTGACGCCGCCTTCGTAGCCGGCACCACCGCCTGGTGGTCGGTTGTTGCGCCTCGGCGGTCGCTCGCCCCCATCGGCAGCACCATCCGCGGCAGCCGGTCCACCGCGGTCACCGCGGTGCTcgtaaccaccaccgccagcgcctCCTTCGCCACCGCTTCGATAGTTGTTCTCGCCGCCGCCGTACTCACGCCGTCCGCCCGGTCCACCTTCGCGGCCAATGCCGCCACCACGCGGTCCTCCTttaccaccacggccacctccTCGGCCACGGCCCAGGCCGCCTCTGCGGTTGTCGTTGAAGTGGAACTCGATGTCCAGGACCTGCTTGTTCTTGTTGCCACCGGCCGGTGCGGCCGCTGCGGTCGTCGTCTTCTGAGTATCGTTACCTTCGTCATCTTCGCCATCCGCTTTCTTGTTCAGAGCCACCATCTTGTCCCACTGGGCCGAGTTCTCTCCCTCGCCGGCCTTTCGCAAGTTGTACTGGGGCTTCAATCGTACGGCCGCCTTTTGTGCTTTCCACTCGTCCAGGGTCATCTCCTTCGCTTCGTCATCCGATTTCGCGTTGCCAGCATCGCCAGTTTCCCCCTCGCCAGCCTGCCCGTTCATGCTGCGGTCCGTTTGCGGTTTCTCTTCGGCACTCGTATCGGCATCCTGAGCCTGGTAGTCCTGTTCCTGCAGGTTGGAGAACTCCTTCGCGTCTTGCTTCGAGCTGCCCCAGTTGTGCGAACCAGCGCCATCCCGCTTGTCCACCGCCTTGATGCCTGTCTTGTTCGAGCCGGATTGACGGTCGAGCTCGCGCTTACCGCGACCGCCTTCGAAGCGCTGCTTCACCCCATTCTGCGCGTACGGTTGCTGCTTCCGGTCCGGATCGGAGTCACGAGGTTTGCGCGGATACTTATcatcgttggcaccaccagcagcactcttGTTGTTCGGTCCACCTGccccaccgccgccaccacctcgCGGGAACTTGTTCGTCTGGTTGCCGGCTCCGGTTTTCTGGTTTTCCTGATTGCGGATGTTGTCCTTCTGCGTTTCCTTGATGCCTCGTCGCTCACCACCGGGCCCGCTGGCACCGCCGGCGCCACCACGCTGATTATGTAAATGATTGCCGGTTCCGTTCGTCTGTGCAGCGGCGGACTTGTCCGGGTGGCGATTTTCGGCCCCACGGCCACCTCCGGCACCCGCCGCCTTGTTCTCCTTCTCACCTCCCTTGGCGAGCGCCTTCGATTGCGCCGCCTGCTGCTGAGGCTGAGCACCGCCAGCTGCCGGGGTTGCTGCGGCCGCACCAGCGTTctgctgcgcctgctgctttttctgctgctgcttctgtttgtTCTTCAGAATCGACTCGATCGGATCGCCTGCATCGTCCTCGATGCAAAACAGATCGTAGCGATTCGCCACATTTATCCCGTAGGAGGTGTTCTCCATCTCGTGCACTAATTTCTtagaaagcgaacgaaaaacgccgtttcggaagcggaaaaagATCTGCCGAGACTCGGCGCTCACGCACACTCACGCTCACTGTTCGCGCGACGAAGCGCTAGTTGTCTCTGTCGCTCCTTCTACCACTGCATCTCCCTCTTTCACACTTGCGCTTGTGCGCCGTTGGTATTGGTGCTATCGCTCAGCGCGCGGTCGCAAATCGATCCACGAGTTTTGGTTGGCGAGCCAAAAATTCCTCGCCCGTTTACTGAATTTGGAACAAAGTAGAATTTCCACAGCCGCTGCAatttaccaccgccaccgttcgctgcTCGCCGTGCTCGTTGGCCAAGAGGGGTGTGCCGGGTACCGAGAAATCACCATCCAGCCGTTCTACGACTCAGAACGTTCCCACACTTTTCGCAATTTTCCGCCCTGCGTTTCAGCTCCGTTGACATCACTGACCGCCAAACGCCCGCTAGCTGCGTTCAGGCTGAAACGATCCTCCGCGCGGACCCGAGGGTGTGGCCGTCCTTCAGACTCACGCACACAGTCGCAAAAACCCGCGTGTACGCACACGTTCGTGCAGCTACAGTCGGCTGTGGCCGACtttattttggtttcattAAAGGCCGATAGGTGGCTGGCCTGGCACGAATTCGCTTCGGTGCGGGCGAGAAATTTGAATCGACGGTTTGGGCGAGCCGCGGCCGCGGAAGGACGAACCGTTTCCGTTGGCTTGCACGCTTTTCTTTCAAACTCTTTACAGTAAATGTAACTCGTTGGCTTTATTTATTTGCAGATTATGCTATCAACTCCCAGCTATGGAAGTGTGATTAGGCAGCTAGAGCAAGTGGATGTTTGGGAAATTATGTAAAAATTGGTTTATCACGAAAACCCTGTTTGGCGCTACTGCGGTACAACCAGATCCAGTCTTGCAGATGCCAAACACACCCTTATCAAATCTACATTTTCTACAGTCtttgattggaaaagttttcccagcTTCCGTGCATCTCTACAACTCTACAACTGAATTCGATTTTTGTAGAATGAGGAGATATATGCCTGCTGAAAAACGACACCCTCCAGAGAGTCTACAATTTTCCAGAAGTTTTAAGTCACCTGATGCACCACACGCCAGCAGGGGGCGACTTTTTGCAGAGTGCAAATTCCATAGAAAATTGCAACTGGTTCCAATATAAGCAGCTGATATagatttttcatgctcgcctCAGAATGAACGACGCGAGTTTGTGAATACTTTAAAATAGATTTTGTCTAATCTTAAGGCAGCATATTCATGCTATGCATCAGGAATGAAGACAAACACAAGAAAATAGAGCATCCCCGCGGGAGTTGAAAACGGCGTGGCCGCAAAACCCGCTTCGGGGCAAAACAAAAGGTTTTCTGGTACGGAAATGTTCAAAATATTTGCCGCAGCTCTTCGTTACCTCCTTCCCATCACCAGCCGAACGCAACCCCGGGCATTCGGTTACACATTCCAGGCCGCCGAGTCCTCAGCAGCATGTCACAGCAGGAGAATGTTAAATCGTTCATCCtaaccagcaaaccagctAACCGAAACAGGAGCAAAACCAAGCCGACACGACGAATCGGACGGACTTGGCTTGTAAGCTttagaagcaaaaaaatgtaCTTCCCTGGAAACCATTGTTTTAAAACCATTAGTAACTGGAACCGGCGGCTGGACACGGTCCCTACCCTTCTTTTCTGCAACAAGCACAGTTTGCCTGAGgatgtttttcttccattgcTCCCGACACCAACCGTGTTTCAAAATATTACACAGCTACTCCTTCCGGTGACGGTCGGTGTCCCAGTCGGTGGGACataacgaaaagaaaaccgatgaaaaggaaacaatagAAGCTGCGCGCTGCTAGTCCCCTAACAAGTGTAAAAAGGACACTTGACAGCATTTAATTTTGCATGTCGCTTGCACGTGAATTGAAACCATATGCAGCTTCATTCGCGCAAATACCCGAGAATGAAGTAACATTTCTTGGTGCATGCTGCTCAACAAGAATCCATGATCCACGAGTCCCCGGATTAAAGAGTCTCAATTGTAGGGAAGTAGAATGTGCGATAAGGTAAAAGAAATAGGCTTTAGTGCCAAGATATGCTTACATAGCATCCTGCTGTTTCCTGACATCCACTGGCAGAACGGTTTTCCGGAACGGCTGATTAGCAGGTTCTGTGGCCGAagcagcgacggcagcagcgTTGAAATCACTAATTTAACAACTGTtgcacacactaacacacagcATCCGAGATGGTTCTCTTGGTTTACACCGTGTCCCAATCCGCTCCACGGATTGTTCCTGCACTCCTCCGTAATCCTCGCACAACGGGGGGGTTGCCCTTCACTTGCGTTTGTGGTTCGGGCGTattttactttcgtttttTAAACTGTAAGAACTGATTCCGTCTTCTTGGCACTTCCGTGGGATTCCGTGGCTCCCAGCTTCACACGGGCTTCCCTGCGAGGTCTGGCGTGTCCGAGTCTGTTGTTCTGGCTCTAGCACGTGCTTGTGGCGCACTTCATACAACAGCGAGTCATGGTAGGTGCACCAGTTCGGTACCCTATATTTATAGTGCTCCGGATACTACGGGCTGCCAACGGAGTGTTGCTTCGGGCCAGCAGattgtgcgtgcatgtgtgtcgtTCGGTCGGGTGGTCGGTCGATGGCGTTGGGTCGAGGACGAAATCTCCACAACTCTACAGGTAGTCCTTTCTCGGGGGTGTTGAGCGGTACCAAGTACGATGGCCTTCGGGGCGGCGGGCAggacggtacggtacggttgcGATTCGTGGCGGGAGACCACCGCAAACCGCCGGTCCACGtttcgacccccccccccccccccccccccagcccgGCCGCATAACAcccgcgtgtgtatgtgtaggCCGGAAGGGCCAATCATACACATAGATAAGGCTTTATCACGACCAAATTAAGAGTTTGCGCAGACGGCAGCTGTTCACCGTTAATACATTCCGCTCCGAGGGCCCCCGCACGCGCTCGTGTGTAgaggaacaacaacaccgcaTGCAGGGCAGGCAGAGCAGGAGGGCTTTTGAGTAAAAAGCTAAGGAGCAGGAGCAAAAACCTGGAGACTGCTGTAGAGACAGACCGAGGAAttgaaggaatgaaaaatgaagacCAGGGAGACACCAGCGAACCGTGGTAGTGGATTCACCATCCTCGTAAAGGATGCATACACCCCCCCGGAGTGCATCTTCGTGGATCTGTTCGAGGGATGAATTGGGTTTACTGTTGGAAAGCGAGCTGCATATGACCATTTCATACCATCCTCAAGTCAATACGTCATCCCGTCAGCATTTTCCCATGATTTCCATTCTTCGAAAGGGCAGCTGTTCCTTTGGGACGCAGGAAAATCATCGAAAGGAACACATTTCATCTTTCCTCAGGGTTCGTTCGTGGCGAAGGACGGGCAAGAGTTGGACGCTATGTGTCACCTTGGACTGGCAGGACTCCCACCGCCACATCGTAGCCGTAGGATCGCTTCATTCAttgccattccatttcctccgGGAAGATCGTATAGTCCAGGGACGAAGACATGCTCTGTAGGACGCAGAAGAAGCCAGAAGTTACAAGCAACGGTCCGACGATGTTGCGGGCCCATCGGACCGACGTAGGCGACGGAGTATACCTTTTACGCACACCGGGACGTTGGGCtggatgaaaatttaattttcccttcATTACGCGTTACCGACGAGAGAGTCACCCGGTTGGGTACGGGCGGACGGGTGAAACGATTTGGGACCAACTCCTGGTAGGTGACCAGAGGGGGTTGGCTTGGTCCCGCTGGTTAAGGCAACAGCGCGTGGAGACCTGGATTCCCTCGGCCGACCCTTCTTTTCCACGAAGCCGGCCCAGATGAACCTGCCAAAAAGGAGAAGGGGACAACGGCGGTCCGTGAGTAATGATTCTCTTCGTTGGTGCGTCTTTTACATAAATCCATCTTACTCCGCGCCAAGAAAACCG is a window of Anopheles aquasalis chromosome 2, idAnoAquaMG_Q_19, whole genome shotgun sequence DNA encoding:
- the LOC126572101 gene encoding pro-resilin-like, producing the protein MENTSYGINVANRYDLFCIEDDAGDPIESILKNKQKQQQKKQQAQQNAGAAAATPAAGGAQPQQQAAQSKALAKGGEKENKAAGAGGGRGAENRHPDKSAAAQTNGTGNHLHNQRGGAGGASGPGGERRGIKETQKDNIRNQENQKTGAGNQTNKFPRGGGGGGAGGPNNKSAAGGANDDKYPRKPRDSDPDRKQQPYAQNGVKQRFEGGRGKRELDRQSGSNKTGIKAVDKRDGAGSHNWGSSKQDAKEFSNLQEQDYQAQDADTSAEEKPQTDRSMNGQAGEGETGDAGNAKSDDEAKEMTLDEWKAQKAAVRLKPQYNLRKAGEGENSAQWDKMVALNKKADGEDDEGNDTQKTTTAAAAPAGGNKNKQVLDIEFHFNDNRRGGLGRGRGGGRGGKGGPRGGGIGREGGPGGRREYGGGENNYRSGGEGGAGGGGYEHRGDRGGPAAADGAADGGERPPRRNNRPPGGGAGYEGGVNKYSRPNPRPPKQHFVAAPKVDDEHDFPSLG
- the LOC126572102 gene encoding diuretic hormone class 2 gives rise to the protein MSGNSRMLYRRVTEKWVAAFAVTVLVIVFTASIESTSALSYRGYKQEMKEQPDDVLIDLIARYGHTMLRAKDELENSKRTVDFGLSRGYSGAQEAKHRMAMAVANFAGGPGRKRRFEGIML